TattgaataataatttaaaatttacgATCCTATCCTTAAATTGACATTTTTACActaacaaaattataataaaacaatagaGGGTGGCGTTAGCAAGATAGATGATTTGGAAATTTTTAACTGGCAGCTTTGACTTACGTTAGTACTTAGCAAATTTAGGGCTCTGAACAGCCTCTGCCCCGAATGTCTCAGAGTTCCTGTATCATATGATACTTTCATTCACATTGCTGTGTGCCGTTATGCCAGGTAATTTACGTTAAAGATCACATTTATACTTCACATCAGATAGTTATTATTATCTCTGTTGTTAAAGTTGATGGCATTGGAGTTGTGGAGAGAATAAGATAAATTTTAACTCACAGAGTCATTTTTTATTGGCAACCCTAGGACATTTAAGGTTCTGAAAATCATACACAATTTTTCTCTGAGCATCAGAAGGTGACTACAGTTCGTTTTGTCTACACTTTGTACCACTATCCCAGGAAGGCattattatactcattttacagatgaggagctTGAAGCTCACAAAGAGTAAGAAATATTCCCAGGAGGATGTAACTAATGACTTATGTAGTAGGGACATGGACCCAGACTTGTCTGCCTCCAAATTCCATGCTACTAATATCTTTTTATTCTGATTTGATAAGGTCTTAGAAGGCAAAAGATGTTTCCTTGAGATGTGTCTAATAGCTTGCTAGAGCCTATATGCATAGTTTTTGAGGTGGTCTAAGTAATTTTAATTGTTTCACATCGTATGTTCCcattcataagtgggaactaaactatgaggaatgacacagtggactttggggactggggggaaagggctggagggagctgaagtataaaagactacacattgggtacagtgtacactgctcaggtggtgggtgcaccaaaatctcagaaatcaccactagagaacttattcatgtaaccaaacacctcCTGTTCCCTAAAAAcgcattgaaataaaaaaaaattaagaaactaacAAATTGTTTGTTTCAGATGACAAGGCAGTTTCCTTAACATTGAGAAATTAGAgtgaaaaaattaatgtattaggGATTATGACTGAATCTAATAATAGCTATCTGTGGACAGTATTACAAAGATTAACCAAACgacaaaaaatcaaagaagaaattttgtGAAAGTTGTTTAAATCAGGAAtctactttttacattttagcTTTCACTTTTGCAGTGATGATACAGATATAGAAagattaaattttagaaatactttGGTAATTGTGAGCATTTTCAACTGTATATTTTTCATGTAATAAAACAAGCAATATCAATTCtttaaatatcttcaaacagGTAGTAAAATGCATATAAGTAACTGAAATAGTTaacaaatatgtgttaattgacttactgaatttttctgtttcaggaaaCCAAGAGTTGAAACATTAATCATGAATTGGGTAAATGAGAGCATCATACAGGAGTTTATTCTGCTGGGTTTCTCAGATCGACCTTGGCTGGAGTTTCCACTCTTTGTGGTCTTCTTGATTTCTTACATCGTGACCATCTTCGGCAATCTGACCATTATTCTAGTGTCACACCTGGACTCCAAACTCCACACccccatgtatttttttctttccaatctatCACTCCTGGATCTTTGTTACACCACATGTACAGTCCCACAAATGCTAGTAAATTTATGCAGCATCAGGAAAGTTATCAGTTATGGTGGCTGTGTAGCCCAGCTTTTCATATTTCTGGCCTTGGGGGCTACTGAATGTCTTCTCCTGGCCATCATGTCCTTTGATAGGTTTGTAGCTATTTGTCGGCCTCTCCATTACTCAGTTATCATGCACCAGAGACTCTGCCTCCAGTTGGCAGCTGCATCCTGGATTACTGGTTTTGGTAACTCAGCGTGGTTGTCCACCCTGACTCTCCAGCTGCCACTCTGTGACCCCTATGTGATAGATCACTTTCTCTGTGAAGTCCCTGCACTGCTCAAGTTATCTTGTGTTGAGACAACAGCAAATGAGGCTGAACTATTCCTTGTCAGTGTGCTCTTCCATCTAATACCCCTGACACTCATCCTTATATCATATGCTTTCATTGTCCGAGCAGTGTTGAGGATACAGTCTGGTGAAGGTCAACAAAAAGCATTTGGGACATGTGGTTCCCATCTAATTGTGGTGTCACTTTTTTATGGTACAGCTATCTCCGTGTACCTGCAACCACCTTCGCCCAGCTCCAAGGACCGAGGAAAGATGGTTTCTCTCTTCTATGGAATCATTGCACCCATGCTGAATCCCCTTATATATACACTTAGGAACAAAGAGGTAAAGGAAGCCTTTAAAAGGTTGGTTGCAAGAGTCTTCTTAatcaagaaataagaaatatgcaAATGATAAGCTTTGCTAAAGACAAAATGTTTACTTAGCTTACTAACTTCTCTGCAAGTTGCCCTATTTTTCTTGTTACTGCAAAGAACAACTGTAATCTCCCTCAAATAAAATGTCCTTGATGAAGAACTATATTTACTTCTGTTGCCTAAACGTTTTCATTGAACAAGCCCCCAGAATTGAACTTCCAATTCACCAAAAATTGTAATCACAACATCTTCAAGGTTTGTCAAACATCCCATCAATGCTTGTACAATTCAATGTAACTTAGATCCTTAGAAAAGCCAGAAATTCTTTCTccaatatcacacacacacacacacacacacacacacacacactagttaAAGGAGGCTCACTGAAACTCTCAAACCCCACCACTTCAAATTTGGAACTGAAGTTaacaattctaattttaaattttccactCCCACATCAGCATAATAAGGAaatctataataatttttattctaaaattataaccagattttccattttcttaccaTATTTCTGTACTCATGTTTTTCCTACTAAATGAAAGCATTCTTTTTACTTCCTTTGCAAATCAAACCCTAGATATTTatcaggtccagctaattttcttttacatgaatttttcttcataattctcCCAACTATCAATATTATCTACCGTTCTCTTAAACCCTAAAGCACTTACAGTTTAGATTCCAAAATAGCACATTATGTAATGATTTCCAAAGATTTCTTGTTTAGTACTTTTGTCTTGCGTAATAATTgtctaattatattttattcttgagGGTACAAAAACTATACCATACATTTTACCACATCACCTTTAGAAGTCATCGTAGTGCTGAAGAAGTAGCATGCATTTACATTATTAGTTGATTCTTTTGGTTGTTGAGTGATTCATTTACATGATAATAATTTAACAACCTTGCTACCCTTCTATATCCattgttttcttctactaatgCATTATACATGTAGAAAATACAATagcttaaaatgtatttatcatgTTTCTTATTAAAACCTACAGTAACTCCATGTACTTTtgccataataaaatgttaacagagAAATAAATCTGGTTTGCCAAGTTCTGACTTCAGTTTTCTCTCCTAACGAGGATAATTATCATAAAAAGCTTAAATGGAAGCAAAATACTGATAAAGCATATTTAAAGCTTAAGACAATAATTGTCTCACTGAAAATTAATTCATTGCTAAAGGTCCAAATAAATGACAGACCAGATTACTGGAGACAAATGCGTATCTCAAAGCCAATGTCAGTGTAGTTTGGTGAATTATGAGGAcatagaagagaaaacagaattccAGAAATTgaaatagttaattttttaaatgagaggttaattgatttaattaattttataattgtagATTTGGTTTTTAACTAGTATTTATACTGGTATGCTGGTGTATAATTTTATACTGGTAACTTCTGTAACTAAGCTATTATCAGTTACCTTgagaatatcaaaaatatattaatgattcGTATAGAACAAGACATATTAAACTAACTGTATCTCTCCTTTTTTGCAAttctgagaaatttatttttctaatacaaaCCACTTTTAAGGAGAatgtattttggattttttttatacttgtagtaaaatatacataaaatttgctagtttaaccatttttaagtgtacagccagtggcattaagtgcattcacattgaGCGTcaatctccagaattttttcatctccTAAAACCAAAACTcagtacccattaaacaataactacCCATATTCCATATTCTGTCCCcaccagcccctggtaaccactattctattttCCATCTATGATTTTGAAtactctagatacctcatatgaatgaaatcatagagtgtttttgctttgtggctaacttacttcacttagcataatgtctttaaggttcatccatgttgtagcatgtgtcagaatttcttccctttttaagactgaataatattctgttgtatgtatataccacatttggtttatctattcatcagttgataggtACTTGagttgctttcaccttttggctatgttgaataatgctgccatgaatgTGGGTGTATAAATATCTGTCTGAgttcctgctttcagttctttagggtatatacccagaagtggaattgctagatcatacggtaattctacttttaattttttgacaaacTGCTACACTGTTTTCTGTAATGGTGgcaccatttttctttctcaccaaCTGTCCACAAGGGCTATAATTTCTCCACATAGCtcattttaataaagttaatttttataaagtgttTTGTGATATCTATTTTATGACATAGAGAATAACCAGAAAATAGTAGAATTCTATTTGTTCATATCTATTTCTATATTCTCACTCAAAAGTTGATTAATGGAAATTACTCAAGAAGAGAGTTTTTATTGTAATAGgacataaatattcaaatataagagCAATCAGGTCCAACCAGGAATGGTAAACTAAGTCCAGGGAATAAAACTGAACATCATattttagaggctgaggcaggagaatcgctggagcccaagagtcaaggccagcctgggcaatatagcaagacccatctctaaaaaaataaaaaataaaattgaacatcaatgcaaaagcTTTTACTACATGTTATATTCTATGTAATAGTAGAAATAAGATTGGCAGTGACTCTCATAAAGATTGAAATAAGGACATATATTCATGGTACCACATGTAGATATTTGAATTCAGTTCAACTCATAATAATACTTATAACAGATATACCTATCCTAATAGGGAGTTTTCATAATAAATTGCATCCATGATAACTATTTCCACTGAGGTCCAGGgaaacaaaatgtgaaaaagaaatgacagataCATTGAAAAATTTGGGAAAATGTCATATAGAAAAGGAGTTAGACTTTATTTGTTGGTTTCTAAAATAGAACTTGTAAGAAGTACGTGGAGACAATATTGGTTGTATGGACGGACTTGCTCACAGTCAGTAAAAGACAGAAATTGAATGATTTGATTTCATGAATAATAAaatttcctggccaggcacagtggctcacgcctgttatcccagcactttgggaggccaaggcaggcagattacttgaggtcaggagtttgagaccagtctagacaacatggtgaaatcctatctctactaaaaatacaaaaattagccgagcatggtggcgcacacctgtagtctcagctacttgggaggctgtggcaggagaatcacttaaacccaggaggcagaggttgcagtgagccaagatcacgccattgcactccagcctaggcaacaagagcgagactccatctcaaaacaataaataaataaaaatttaaaaaataaaataaaatttccttagCAACAGTTATTCAAGTATATCACTTTGTGGAAATATTTCATATGGTATTCAAATACTGGAAGGATGGTTGGATTACATGACTTATAAGATGATTTCTAACCCAGAGATTCTGTGAGTCTGTGAGTATAAATAAAGAAGGAATTTAACTTAGGAACAAAATAACTGTCTAGAGCCAAAAGTTCTGATGTTTTGGAATATTTAATGAAAGATTAGGATGAATAGCTAGCTATCTGTAGACATTCATAGGCTGAAGCCATGTAGCCTATTATCCTCTGATTAAGCAGCATAACattaacttgctttttattgttttatgacttttagtaaatttatacAGTTGTTCACCAGCTGTACTTTATGATTGTTTCCAGTTCAGGTtattttgagtaatttttatgtgaaaatgcaTAGACAATTTTTTATatagatatgttttcatttttcatgagCAAACATCTAGGAGTAGAAATGCTAGGTTGTATGGAAAATCCATGTATACATTTTTCACAAACTGCTAAGCTGTTTTCTAAAGtgattataccattttatattttctccagcAAGACATGAAGGTTTTAATTTCTCCCCATCCTAACTGACACATGTTTTCAGCCTTTtggattatagccattctagagTATGTGTAGCAATATCTCATTGTGTATTTAATTAGCATTTGCTAAgtgattaatgatgttaagcatattttcatgCACTTATTATCCATTTATATAGCtccttttataaaatatacattaaaatattttgcccatttatgAAATGAATTGTCTTATTATTATCAAGAGTTTTCTATATATTGTAGACacagtcttttatcagatacatatttagcaattattttctcctaatctgtagcttttttgtttcttttttatttttgacagagtctcactctgttgcccaggctggaatgcagtggcgcaatctgggctcactgcaacctctggcggCTGAGTTCaagcttgtttcatttttaacaccttcattgagatataatttgcataccatAAAACTTTCTCATTTAGAAGTACTGTTCAGGCCCTGCCAGGTTCaagcttgtttcatttttaacatgtttattgagatataatttacacacCATAAAACTTATTCAAAAGTACAGttcaggccaggtggggtggctcatgcccgtaatcccagcactttgagaggccgaggtgggaggatcacttgagtccaggaaggtggaagctgcagtgagccctgattgcgccactggactccaacctgggtgacagagcaagaccctctctcaaaataaaataaataagaagtacagttcagtggttttcaaGTACATTCACAGAATTCTGTAATGATCATCACAgtcaaattttagaaattataattatCCCCCAAAGAAACCTTGTGTACCTTCGCAGTCACTTTCCATTTCACCTGCTCTTCACTTCCAACCCAAGCCAttggcaaccattaatctacttttcatatgtatacattagcctattctagacatttcatatacatggagTCATAATACacagtcttttgtgactggctcctttcacttaacataatgttttcaaggcccattcatgttgtaacatgtttcagtacttccttcttttttattgccaaataatattccattgcatggatatacttaatttcatttatccattcatcagttgatgaaaatttcagttgtttccactttttggtctTTATGAATAATGTCACTATGAACATTTAAGTATAAgtttgtgtagacatatgttttcatttctgttgggtatatattCTAcataggagtgaaattgctgggccATATAGTAAcactatgtttaacttttttgtttgtttgtttgttttagacagagtctcactcttgcccaggctggagtacagtggcgcaatctcagctcactgcaacctctgcctcctgggttcaagcgattctcttgcatcagcctcctgagtagctggaattacaggcacccgccaccaccacgcctggataatttttgtgtttttagtagagacagggttttgccatgttggccaggctggtctcaaactcctcacctcaagtgatctgcctgcctcggcttcctaaagtgctgggattacagacgtgagccactgcacccagccgctaTAGCTACTCTATTTTAATTCCCACCAACAACATAAGAGGATACTAAGTTTCCACTTTATTGAAAACACTTTGGTATTGCCATTCTTCTTTATTATAGACAGCCTGTTGGTTGCAAAGCAGTAtcttgtggttttgtttttatttccctaatgactagtgatattgaacatcttttcatgtgtttattggccatttgtatatcttctttggagaaatgtgtagtcaaatcatttgcccactttttaagttgagttatttgtctttttattattgagatatagaagttctttacatattctgggtACAAGCACTTTGTTGGAGATATAATTTGCAAAGATATTCTCCTATTctgtattttcaatttcttaatgGTGTTCCTTGAAGcacaaagtttttaaattttgatgaagcccaatTTAAGTATTAAGAAACCACTGTGTAAATGAAGTCCATAAAGATTTTtacctgggttttcttctagggtcttATAGTTCAGCCTCTAcatacatttaggtctatgatccattttgagttaatttttatgtatggtgtgagGAAGGAGTCCAACATCATCTTTTTAGATGTGCATATCTATTTGATgcttgttccagcatcatttgttgaacagACTATTCTTTCCTCAATAAAttttcttggcacccttgtcaaaaatccaTTGACTGTAAATCTgaaagtttatttctggactctcaatttaTTCCATTGATCCATATGTTTACCTTTATGCCTGTATCATTCTTTCTTTATAACTGTTGTTTTGTAGTAAGTTTGGAAATTAGGAAGCgtgagtccttcaactttgttcttcattaTTAACATTGCTTTGACTATTTTGTGTCTCTTGCATTTCTGTATTAGTTTTAAGATCAGCTTGTTAACttctgcaaaaaaacaaaacaaaacaaacaagaaagccaGCTGTGATTTTGTTAGAGATTGCTTTggatctatagatcaatttggggagttttgtcatcttaataatattgttttccaacccatgaacatgggatgactttccatttatttaaatctttcatttctttctacaatgttttatagttttcagtgaaCATGACTTTTACTTCTTTTAACAGAGCTCCAAAAGAGGTCAAACCTCTCTATTGACTGCAAGGCTGCCAGAGTTTGAATACGATGCCACTGAGCTTGGGATCCCCAAGTTAAAATATCACAGACCCCCAACTAGCTTACTAAGATTCAGCAGTTTCTCTTGGATAGACCATTTAAGTTTGTTTGTTCTGTGCCTTAGCTTTATTTCCAAAGTTGCagaaaagacaagtcacagattgggagaaaatatttgcaaaacatatatacCATGACCCATGAGGCCCCtcctctgccactgccactgccactgagATGCTCTATCTCACTTCCTACCTATTACCTTCCCTCATGAGCAACACCTCCCTTAGTGCCAAGGACATCAAGAAGATGCTGGACAGAGTAGGCATGGAGGCAACTGATGACTGGCTAAACAAGGTTATCAGTGAgctgaatggaaaaaatattgaaGATATCATTGCCCAAGGTATTGGTGAGCTTGCCAGTGTGCCTGCTGGTGGGGCTGTGGCCATCTCTGCTTCTCTGGGCTCTGCAGCTCTTGCTGCTGATTCTACCCCTGCTGCAGAAGAAAGATGAGAAGAAGGAGGAGTCATCTGAAGAGTTGGCCTGTTCAATTAAATTCCTGCTGTCCTACAAACAAAGCCTTttcacgttaaaaaaaaaaaaaaaaccactgtgtgtgtgtgtgtgtgtgtgtggtgtgtgtgtaataGAGGCtttgtattcaaaatatacaaagaactcccaaagttcaacaataagaaaacatgtaaaccaattaaaaatgggcaaaatatctgaacagacaccttaacaaagaagacatgcaaatggcaaataagcatgtaAAAAGATAGTCAATGTCATTTTGCATTATGAAATTGCAAATCAAAAAACAGGGAGATACCACTACATTCTTATTAGAATGGACTAAAATCTAAAAAATCGACAATACCAATTGCTAGCAAGGATGCAGAGTGGCAGAAAGTCTCATTTATTTCTTGTGAGATGCAGAATAGTACATCCATTTCCTGATCACTGCAATTCATTCCATGACCTACATAGATATTTTTCTCCTCATATGTTAGGGAAGCAGATCTCCCATGGTCTTCACGGACTTCTCTTTCTGAATGGAAATTCACAAGGGTATCTTCTAGTTATCTATTCCAATCTCCCCCACCCTCATCTAGCATCTTGAAGGGTCTTGGTTGCTGACCTGGGAttgtgacccaaaccttcatttctAAAGGTCTGAACCCTTGGTAATCATGATCTCTTCAGTCTGAAGTTGCTGCACTATTCATAGTTATGACAGAACACAGGAGGTAGCCAAGTAGATCTCCTGTGCTCCACATGAATTATTCTGTGGCCCCATTGTCTAAAATCAGCCCTGCTTCCTCCTGCTGATCAGAGTCAATTTCCCCTGACAGTATGGTATggtagttatctattgctgcataacaaatcaccccGAAACTTaccagcttaaaacaataaacatttattacttcACCATTTCTTTTAGGTTAGGAATCAAGGCACAGCTTAGTGGGGTCCTCTGGCTCAGGGTTGGTCTCACACAAGGATACAAAGTGTtggctggagctacaggcatCTCAGGTCTTAATGGGGCTTCCAATCTCACCC
The sequence above is drawn from the Nomascus leucogenys isolate Asia chromosome 22a, Asia_NLE_v1, whole genome shotgun sequence genome and encodes:
- the LOC100599389 gene encoding olfactory receptor 2B6, yielding MNWVNESIIQEFILLGFSDRPWLEFPLFVVFLISYIVTIFGNLTIILVSHLDSKLHTPMYFFLSNLSLLDLCYTTCTVPQMLVNLCSIRKVISYGGCVAQLFIFLALGATECLLLAIMSFDRFVAICRPLHYSVIMHQRLCLQLAAASWITGFGNSAWLSTLTLQLPLCDPYVIDHFLCEVPALLKLSCVETTANEAELFLVSVLFHLIPLTLILISYAFIVRAVLRIQSGEGQQKAFGTCGSHLIVVSLFYGTAISVYLQPPSPSSKDRGKMVSLFYGIIAPMLNPLIYTLRNKEVKEAFKRLVARVFLIKK